A part of Plasmodium sp. gorilla clade G2 genome assembly, chromosome: 8 genomic DNA contains:
- a CDS encoding translation initiation factor IF-3, putative: MLLKRFFFFIICVFYILIFYNYNVNCFYIPKICCTKYFYLKETSDASGYSEGHERYMQEKKLKQLKHKMENKSVKQLRITPRIGMNDLLIKINSAKQFLLKRHRVKFILTLKGREYTNVENVKRIFSKISEELKSYGNSETMRQNGNIVSQLFNLKAKRKNESGT; this comes from the exons atgttattaaaacgtttctttttttttataatatgtgtattttatatattgatattttataattacaatGTTAACTGTTTTTATATACCCAAAATATGCTGTaccaaatatttttatttaaaagaaacaaGTGATGCCTCTGGTTATTCAGAAGGGCATGAGCGATATATGCAG gaaaaaaaattgaagcAGTTGAAACACAAGATGGAAAATAAATCCGTAAAACAATTAAGAATTACACCCAG AATTGGTATGAATGATTtacttattaaaataaattccgCAAAGCagtttttattaaaaagacATAGg gttaaatttattttaaccTTAAAGGGTAGAGAATATACAAATGTAGAAAatgtaaaaagaatattttccAAGATATctgaagaattaaaaagtTATGGTAATTCAGAAACTATGCGTCAAAATGGAAATATTGTATCACagttatttaatttaaaagcTAAAAGGAAAAATGAAAGTGGAAcatga
- a CDS encoding protein KRI1, putative, with translation MGKNKKRKNSTDINLCDNNIGVNKEKDNALNFNDIDKIIEKGDMENMNSLDRNKEGMEENNNNKEKSVINGLKNNNMNNKIVEENEDEISVSDDNSSSSDEDHEGLLLTSKFKKKFSNLLLKLKSKDSNLLDKNNDNFFHDSDFETELSSNEESKEDENQDERKKKKMKLHHNVDDDDDHNDDDNNKDDKKKERDMLNYSEYYKDILLKEGSQAFEKEEEELLNKEKELNSKKNKKTYLDEQEELKKQIQEACKIADEENDNICDDNFFTIKEKSEQELLEEKKYYETFLKTSNMMKEENNLLKEYWKDNLTKDEEFLRDYILKEMWREDKVQNLYEEIDEIDDEELEKAENFERTYNFRYEEQNGNMINSIPRKIESSVRQDIKKKKKKEKRREKKKKLKEKKKKLLLENLKNDQKEVEKNKKSNKINNDVNNMNGIKNNEQNKKNSNKYNFDEEDLWFLCDLCNIPISPLCYVYECSICDNFALCKKCYKKNKHEHNLKKILVPRHCIPPKDYANEGLLPLDGNIMSNNNNKYDDNLMEYLENDSSAYEDLIDDMPIRFKYIKVKPRSFKLSTDYILNTDDSTLNKVVPLKKVLPYYETKKKLVDTSKV, from the coding sequence atgggtaagaataaaaaaagaaaaaattccacagatataaatttatgtgataataatattggggttaataaagaaaaagataacGCTTTGAATTTTAATGATATAGAtaaaattatagaaaaaGGTGATATGGAAAATATGAATTCTTTGGATAGGAATAAAGAAGGAatggaagaaaataataataacaaagaGAAAAGTGTCATAAAtggtttaaaaaataataatatgaataataaaatagtagaagaaaatgaagatgaaATATCTGTAAGTGATGACAATAGTTCAAGTAGTGATGAAGATCATGAGGGATTATTGCTAACATcgaaatttaaaaaaaagtttagtaatttattattaaaattaaaaagtaaGGATTCAAATTtattagataaaaataatgataatttttttcatgacAGTGATTTTGAAACGGAATTATCAAGTAATGAGGAATCCAAAGAAGATGAAAACCAGGatgaaaggaaaaaaaaaaaaatgaaattacaTCATAATGTTGACGATGATGATGATCATAATGATGACGACAACAATAAggatgacaaaaaaaaagaacgtGATATGTTGAATTATTCAGAATATTACaaagatattttattaaaagaaggGTCTCAAGCTtttgaaaaagaagaagaagaattaTTGAATAAGGAAAAGGAattaaattcaaaaaaaaataaaaagacatATTTGGATGAAcaagaagaattaaaaaaacaaatacaaGAAGCATGCAAAATTGcggatgaagaaaatgataatatatgtgaTGATAACTTCTTTACCATAAAAGAGAAAAGTGAACAGGAATtattagaagaaaaaaaatactatGAAACATTTTTGAAGACTTCTAATATGatgaaagaagaaaataatttattaaaagaatattgGAAAGATAATTTAACTAAAGATGAAGAATTTTTAAgagattatattttaaaagaaatgtGGAGAGAAGATAAGGTTCAAAACCTTTATGAAGAAATAGATGAAATtgatgatgaagaattaGAAAAAGCAGAAAATTTTGAAAGGACATATAATTTTAGATATGAAGAGCAAAATGGAAATATGATTAATTCTATACCTCGTAAAATAGAAAGTAGCGTAAGACAagatattaagaaaaaaaaaaaaaaagaaaaaagaagagaaaaaaagaaaaaactaaaagaaaagaaaaagaaattactTTTAGAAAATTTGAAAAACGATCAAAAAGaagtagaaaaaaataaaaagtcaAACAAGATAAATAatgatgtaaataatatgaatggtattaaaaataatgagcaaaataaaaaaaattcaaataaatataattttgatgAAGAGGATTTATGGTTTTTATGTGATTTATGTAATATTCCTATAAGTCCATTATGTTATGTGTATGAATGTAGCATATGTGATAATTTTGCTTTGtgtaaaaaatgttataaaaaaaataagcatgaacataatttaaaaaaaatattagtaCCCAGACATTGCATACCACCAAAGGATTATGCAAATGAAGGATTGTTACCATTAGATGGAAATATTAtgagtaataataataataaatatgatgacAATTTAATGGAATACCTAGAAAATGATTCAAGTGCATATGAAGATTTAATTGATGATATGCCCATTagatttaaatatatcaaagTGAAACCTAgatcatttaaattatccactgattatattttgaatacTGATGATTCAACATTAAATAAAGTTGTTCCTTTAAAAAAGGTTTTACCCTATTATGAAACTAAGAAAAAATTAGTAGATACATCAAAAGTTTAA
- a CDS encoding cytochrome c oxidase assembly protein, putative, giving the protein MLNVRPDKPHRKASNSCSKLLNDMIACYQNTICYKKDNSNFLDCLHNHNLNEIDENCIILRKAYAQCRRNLLNGNFKIKGNPLSR; this is encoded by the coding sequence ATGCTCAATGTTAGACCTGACAAGCCACATAGAAAAGCCTCAAATTCATGTAGTAAACTTTTAAATGATATGATTGCTTGTTATCAGAATACAATTTGTTATAAAAAGGATAACTCGAATTTTTTAGATTGTCTTCACAATCATAACTTAAATGAAATTGATGaaaattgtattattttaagAAAAGCCTATGCTCAATGTCGTCGTAATTTGTTGAATGGAAATTTCAAAATTAAGGGAAACCCATTATCAagataa